Below is a window of Plasmodium gaboni strain SY75 chromosome 11, whole genome shotgun sequence DNA.
TGTCATATACGATTTtgaacataaaaaaaagacacaggaatttaataaaattatgtatatgCTAATATCAGcatgtattttatttttaacGAATAAAAGTGGACACatggaaaaaaaatcaaCAATAAAATGATTTGACATACTATACATATGCATTAAATAAGAGTAACTAATAAATGGTAATTTCTCAACATTATACTTTTCTccaaaaatatttaaaaaatagTTTAAAAAAGATTCATCTATGTCataatgtaataataacttttctttcatattaacaatatatgtttttttcttatcatGTGATACAAATGCATgtacaaaaatattttgatcattattgtttaaagtattatatgaacttatgttatttaaatgatgaagatgatttaaattatcaacatttttttggtcatttttttcgatatgttcatttttatcatttatattatttttttctttttgtgTGCCTGTGTCATACTCACacaaataatttataattgAAGAAATGCacatttctttttcaaaAAGATGATCATCAGAATAATTGTAATgatcaatattatttatatgactctttatatattcatatgaCAAATTTTCCATATCtatttcctttttaattttataaacCGTTAATCCATTTAGAAAATGTActaaatatttataaccATAATTTAGTTCATAgaaataatgaaatatttttgaaatcgatattaaagaaatatattcatacccattattttgttcattatttattttatttaataatttaaaatgatatatatatgtacatatattttttaatatattatttaataaaaagctattataattatatgataaatcgaataatttaaaattatcatatattttattatatttataatttctaataatattattattattattatcaccatcatataataaagtaTCTAGATTAGTTCTAGATTTTTTTAGATCATCTTTGTTATCAGATGATATagtatttataatttcctcattaaaattttgtgcgttttttttattaaatataacattttcattatttaagaataaattttttttttttctttttaaatttctccctaacatattattattaattaaggggaaattattattatcaccTTTATCTgttgtattattatttataaatgtttttgttatatcaaaatattccttagaattattattttttaccatatttatattattattatatttgttattatcatatatatattttttaccattattatattcatataattgaaaaaaaaaatttttcttaaaatatattgttttaaGTAAGAGggaattaaataaaatttttttttttaaagattttaaaaaataatttttttttttctccatatttatttctttattgttatttataattagattatttataattttattcggatcaatataatttatactattaataatttGTATGTTCATGTTATCCAAAACATCTTTctttatatcattatttcTATACATCCATTTTATTATGCCAGATATTTTCATGCAATGATTCAccttcatattttttttctcattatGTGAGAATAAATGCAATATTACTCTTGATAAAAATACcatatcaaaaaaaaaaaaaaaactgaacaaatataagacataaaaaaaaaaaaaaaaagcaaaattttaattactaaaaaaaattattatttatttaaaataataaaaacgacaatttaaaaaaaattgtttttattttttatgtgttaatgaaaattaaattcaatatatgaatatattatatatataaatatatatatatattatttattatatatgtattcctttttttttttaattatcacatatatatattataatacaaaaaggtagcatagatatatatatcctatatatataatgaaaaatatattttttctatatgttatataccaaaaaaaaaatacattttttacattttatatatattattccttaaaaaatgatacatttattatataaaaatatatatataatgtatagaaaataatattttttgaaaattttgtatttctttttttacatacatataaatatatattttctttatattttgtatataataagtaatttatataaaaaaaaaaaaagatacattttaattttatatacataaaaatataaaaatgattatctatatatataatatttatttattttacatttattttttattatatatatataatttttaaaatatatatattttttttttttttatgagaacaaaatttttttttttttttttttttttacaattatataaatataaatgatgattttaaaataaggaaatattatatcatgattctttttttttttttttttttttatatatatatattatcaatacataataatctatacatatatatatataatattacaaatatatttttatatataaattttcattaatatttcacatttcttttttttttttttttctttgtaaaatttacaaaaacattaaaatattcataaaacgaaaatttttcatatatacataaattaataaaagcttgtgtaattttatataagaatactttaatatatatatttaataaaaaagtaattatatttataatatatatatatatatatttagtTATACATGAATATTtgtaatttatattttgtttgtttttcttttttcttttttttttcattttatatttataaaacattAATTATTCTacaagaaaatatttaaaataagaaaaaaaaaaaaaaaaaaaaattttttttttccacatatgtataaatatattatatatatatatatatatatatttatttatttattttacatagcttataatatactttaatatatatatatttataaatacaaaattttatatattttacaccgtatatttattataatactcacattttttcttttaaaagagaaaaatatgtggtgaattataaatttttaaatatttatgattttttagaatacatatataaaatatatatatatatgtattgtatatacacaaaaaaaaaaaaaaaaaaataaaaaaaaaagaatatatacatattttcatattgCACAACAAAAATGATTGAAGCACCTGCTAATATTCAACTTCATGGAAATGAATATAAAGAAGAATGTATATATTCCTCAATTGATAATTTTAATGGTCCTTTtgattatttaaattattattttttgtgtGAAATTGTTTTTGATGATTTTAGTTTTAAATCACCATATCActgttatttttttttaagaaatcaatttgaaaattttaaaaatgtacAAAATAACTATATACAAAATTCGAACTCTGATAAACCTCATGGGGAccatataaaaattataaatcaaaaaaatgCAACAGAACTTTTTCaaaatgaacaaataatatattacgACGAAATTGATACTTCAGATGTAAAAAGAAAGGCTCTcgaaaatataaataatatcattaataGATTAACTATATCTGATTTAATGGaaatttctttatattttagtgaggtaaaaaaaaaaaaaaaaaaaaaaaaaaaaaaaaaaaaaaaaaaaaaaattatatatatatattacataagtatgacataaaaattaaataaattaaaataaaataaattaaataaatatatatattatatatatgtgccTACATATCTTACTacatacatttttatatgtaaacCTATTACATgcaaattaaaaaatatctttttGCTTATTATCTCCAAAATTGgagatatatattaaatatcTTTTTGCTTATTATCTCCAAAATTGgagatatatattttaaat
It encodes the following:
- a CDS encoding hypothetical protein (conserved Plasmodium protein, unknown function); the protein is MVFLSRVILHLFSHNEKKNMKVNHCMKISGIIKWMYRNNDIKKDVLDNMNIQIINSINYIDPNKIINNLIINNNKEINMEKKKNYFLKSLKKKILFNSLLLKTIYFKKNFFFQLYEYNNGKKYIYDNNKYNNNINMVKNNNSKEYFDITKTFINNNTTDKGDNNNFPLINNNMLGRNLKRKKKNLFLNNENVIFNKKNAQNFNEEIINTISSDNKDDLKKSRTNLDTLLYDGDNNNNNIIRNYKYNKIYDNFKLFDLSYNYNSFLLNNILKNICTYIYHFKLLNKINNEQNNGYEYISLISISKIFHYFYELNYGYKYLVHFLNGLTVYKIKKEIDMENLSYEYIKSHINNIDHYNYSDDHLFEKEMCISSIINYLCEYDTGTQKEKNNINDKNEHIEKNDQKNVDNLNHLHHLNNISSYNTLNNNDQNIFVHAFVSHDKKKTYIVNMKEKLLLHYDIDESFLNYFLNIFGEKYNVEKLPFISYSYLMHMYSMSNHFIVDFFSMCPLLFVKNKIHADISIYIILLNSCVFFLCSKSYMTSFSSFIINTKNEGEKNLIYSENKLIQNENLSTQGKNETSDEHRKTYQDTDNVNKVKEKIYSFIEQIINYLYINKDILNNNQLLHILEIFSFIKYNKAMFTYIINTLRNSLSILDKYETIYLLHSLSNYYLIYNDIKNNIYKETLKKVEEYTPQELKQLECYIQVK